The window CGATGCAGCAACAGCTTGGAACCGAGAACTGGTAGTAAAAGTTAAGGAACCACTACCAGAAGAATATCAGTATTTGCAAAAAGAGCAACTATTGTTTACTTATCTACATTTAGCCGCTAGTCACAGTTTAACCAAAGCGTTACTCGATTCGGGGGTAAGTGCGATCGCCTATGAAACAGTTGAACTTCCTGATGGTAGACTTCCTTTACTGACACCTATGAGTATTATCGCGGGAAGGCTCTCCGTACAGTTTGGCGCAAGGTATTTGGAACGTCAACAAGGAGGAAGAGGCGTTTTACTTGGCGGTATTCCTGGAGTTCGTTCTGGTAAAGTAGTAATCTTAGGTGGCGGTGTTGTCGGTACGGAAGCAGCCCGAATTGCTGTGGGAATGGGTGCTACAGTACAAATTATCGATATTAATGTTGAGCGACTGGCTTATCTAGAAACTATCTTTGGTTCGAGAGTAGAATTGCTTTATAGCTCTCCTTTATTAATCGAGCAATTAGTTCCGGAAGCAGATTTATTGGTAGGTGCGGTATTAGTAGTAGGTCGTCGCGCACCAATTTTAGTTCCTCGTTCTCTAGTTAAACAAATGCGTCCCGGTGCAGTCATAATTGACGTAGCTGTAGATCAAGGTGGTTGTGTGGAAACCTTACGCACCACATCTCACACTAATCCTACTTACGTTGAAGAAGAAGTAATTCACTTCGGTGTTCCGAATATGCCCGGAGCAGTTCCTTGGACGGCAACACAGGCTTTAAATAATAGTACCTTGCCTTACGTGCTTAAACTAGCTAATCTTGGTTTAAAAGCCTTAGAGCGAGATGCTGCTTTAGCTGGAGGCTTAAACGTGAAAAACCATTTGCTTATTCATCCGGCAGTACAAGAAGTATTTCCCGATTTAGTCGAGTAGATTGGATAAAGTGCGATCGCGTAAGGAGCATTTCTCGTGAACTCAATTCTATCTCGCTTCTCCACCTCTATTTTATCCGCAGGACTACTCTTCGGAATTGTCGCTTGTTCTAATCAATCTACCTTAAGCGAACCCACAAATACTAATCCTCCCGCAACTCCTGACACCACTCTCGCACAAACACCCTTAGAACCACTATTACTTTACTGGAGTGTTGCCAGAGAAGACAATCTTTCTACCGCTACCAGCGTCGGTGAATATTCAGCCAAAGACGCTGGTTATGTCTTTGCGCGAGTCGAAGGCTGCGTTTTTCCCACTCAGCAACCAGGGACAGTGCCACTGAAATTATATTGGCATCCAGGCAGAGAAGACAACTTTACCACAGCCACCCCACTCGGCGAACAAACTGCTGCTGATGTCGGTTATCTCTTTGCGCGAGTCGAAGGCTATGTTTTTCCCACTCAACAACCAGGAACAGTACCACTGAAATTATACTGGCATCCACAGCGAGAAGATAACTTTACCACAGCTACCCTTCTCGGCGAACAAACTGCTGCTGACGTGGGTTATCTCTTTGCGCGAGTCGAAGGCTATGTTTTTCCAGCTTCTCAATGCGAACAAAATTCAAATCCTCGCATTCAAAGAATCTAAAAACTTGTCTCAAATCAGCGATAATTAACCATTATGAAAAACTAGCCATCTACAATATTAAATCATTTTCGTAGTGCGGGCAGGATGCCCGCTATCTAACTAATTAACCAAATTTAATCTTGATATTATTTAATCATCTCAAAAAAGCTATCTTCAAGCTCATAACCTAAAGTTTGAGCCATTGATTGCAACTTCGATTTACTACTAATATTTTGCCCTTGTAACCAATCACTAAACACAAAGATTTTCTTCATCACAAAAATTTCTAAAGCCTCTGGATTATATTGAATACCTTCGGTGCGATGAAACTGATGCGGAACCAACATTGCTGCATAGCGATAAAGTTCCCCAGATTTCCAATCTAACAGAAAAGGTAGCCAAGGATAACGAGCATCAAGACGCACAAACCATAACCTTACTTCTGGTACTTCCGATATTTCTCTGGGGTCAGTTTCATCCATCTCATATTCGATTTTAAAGTTAATTTGCTGTTCATATTTAGCAATTTCACCTGCTTGCGATATTTTTTCGACCTCATTTTCCACAGGCGATAAATCTAAGTTATTGATGTTGTCAGTATTGACAGTAATTGTAATTGTCATTCTCTTCTACTCTTTACTAATTTGAGCTAACTTTTAAGTTTTACTGTCTTTTATTGTACACTTAATTTTTATCTATATTATGGATGACATTAGTCATCATTCGGAGAGGCTTGTTTAGATCACAACCTAACCTTTGCAGAACTTGAGTCGGTAATACTGTAGAACTTGAGCCAGTATCTACCAGTAATTTAAGAAAAAGTGGCGAATTTTTATTCCGTCTCACTGCTACTCGACAAAAAAGTAAGTTCCCCTTTCTTTCCCAAGAATAAACTCTTTTCCGACTCATAAAATAAAGCCTAAATTTTGGGAATTTGACCCACATACTCAATCGCTAAAGGTTGCTCTTCTAGAGTTTCAAGAGCTTTGTAAACCTCATCTCGATTAGGAGAGTGAACTAACACTTCTCCTTTAATTACTTGCAATTCCTCATTCACTTCTTTTGGTGCAATTAATAGCCATTCACCATCATAGCGATGCTGCATTTCTGCAAACGTCATAATTTCTGACATCTTCATCCTTTGTCTAAACGATGTTCATATAATACTAATCCTTGTTGAAAAGATTCATGAGTTTGGGGAATCACCCTAATAGTAGAATTATTGAGAATATCTTGAACGAATACTAGAGTCCGTCTTCGCATCCCCTGTCCATAGCTAGAAAGAAAATTTAATACTTCGGTTAATACCTCATCAGTAGTAATCACTTGAACTTTGTCAAGAGTGCTAGTGAAAAGGATAACACGCTGATGCTAATCATCTTTTTGATTAATTAAAGCTATCCAATAAAATGTATCTGCAAAAATGAGTTTCACTGTTCTTTTTTGGTAGCTTGATAAAGATAAAGATCGTGTTGAGTAGCCGCATCAGCAGGAAGCTGATTGATTTCTTCTTCTGTCATATCTTCCGTGAATTTAGTTACCATTTTTAGAATAGACTGACCTGTTTTTTCGCTTTCGGTTGGTTGATTTAGATGATGCTGAACGAATTGCTTAAGCTGGGTAAAGACAACATCTAATGAGTCATTTTCAAACTTATCTTCTGATAGATCGGGACAAGAAGCAAGATAGCCTGATTCACTCTTTTCAATCACTACGTTAACTTTTTCTGACATTTTGATTTCCTCTAAGTCTTTAATTTGGATGAAATTTTTAATCATACTATCATTTTAGTCGTCCTCTAGGTTTAGCTGATCGATTTCTCACGGTAAGTTATCCGGTTTTATGAATAAACTCTTTTCCGACTCATAAAATAAAGCCTAAATTTTGGGAATTTGACCCACATACTCAATCGCTAAAGGTTGCTCTTCTAGAGTTTCAAGAGCTTTGTAAACCTCATCGCGATTAGGAGAGTGAACTAACACTTCTCCTTTAATTACTTACAATTCCTCATTCACTTCTTTTGGTGCAATTAATAACCATTCGCCATCATAGCGATGCTGCATTTCTGCAAAGGATATAATTTCTGACATCTTCTTTTGTCCCATTATGGTTAACTTTTTGCAAGAGGAGATATAATATTAAAATTACCTAATTATAGAGACGATGAATACTCCTTTTGTTTTACCTATTCCACCTAAACTTCAAACCTTACCCGGTAGCTTACCCATCGAGGGAGCAATTAGGATTGAACTGAGGGAAGGAATCCCTATTTTTCAAGCCTCCAGTGTGGTGCAAAATCGCATTGAGCAATTACTTGATAAACAGCAAGATACTTCTTTGACTTTAGAAGAAGAAAAGGAGTTAGATGCTTACGAAGAAATTGACGATTATCTTAGCTTTGTCAATCGTATGATTCGGAATGTTTGTTTAACCCAAAGTTAAGCAAATCTCTTATAATTTTACAGTAAATAGATAAATTAAACTTCATTTCCTAGCTTTTCTATGACTTCTCCAGCTACGATTTTATAACCCCAATTTGGATTATTTTTCGCTAACTGGTTGGCTGCGTCATACTCTCCTAATAAGCACAATTCTACTAACTGTTGATAACCTTGTTCTTTTTCTTGCTGTAATCTGTTTTCTAAGAGTTTTTGGCGTTGGCTAGGTGAGGGAGTAACTCGTTGTTTAGCTAAAGGGTCGATTTCGCTTATTTTTTTCATTTGACTAAGTTTAAAAAGGAAGTTCTGCGATTGTTTCACTATCAACTATTATATATCCCCATTGGGGATTTTCAGCAATTTGTTTGGCAACTATTTGGCGACCTAAAGGAGTTTTGTAAGCTTTTTGGAGAGATTCTAGACTGGGAATCTCTGGTTGTTTAGTAACTTTTATATCGGGAGGTGATGTTTCTGGAAGCGCGGCAGATTGGGACTCAGAGAGGGAATGCTGGGAGTCAATTGCAGCTAATTTCTTCATCACACTCTCTTTGGTAACTTCAGAGTTGGCTGTGAATGAAGGTGGAAGATATGGATTGGATACTCCCATTTTTTTCGCTTGCATTGCTTCTTCAGCAAGGCGATCGCATTTCCGCAAAAAACCTGACCACAAATCTTGTCCTAAAACAGGATTTCTTAAGTCAGACCGCGCTTTAGAAACTGCTGCTTCTAATGGTTCTCCTTTGTGGATATAATATTGAATTCTTTCTTCTTCAAAGGCTGGATAAGGTATTCCTGGTTCTATTTCCCAATCTCGCTGGATTTTCTCGCTTTCTCCTAAGTTTTTACCTTGAATGAAATCATCCCATAAAGGCGATTTAATTCCTTTAGTCATGCTGTCGATAACTTTGAAAACGCAGCCAGAAGGATTATTAAGTCCCTTTTCTTTGAAGTATTCGAGTAAAGCTGCTTGAAAAGCTTCAAATTGTTCTTGCGTTTCCCAAGGTCCGCTAAACTGATAGTGAGGTGAAACTTGGACAGAAATGGGTTGACGAGAGTTACCAAAGTATTTATCAGTTTTAACTTTTTTGACTCTAGAATTAGGCTGAAATGTATCTTTCACTACTTCTACAGGTTGAGTTTTTGCGGTAGAATGAGACTGATTGATAGAAGAATTTTTTTCTATGTCAAGAGTAGAATTACTTAAATTATTTTTAACAGAATCTTGGTTAAATAATAACTTAGAAAAACTGGTAAATCTTTGTTCGAGAGCGTCCAAATCTAGGTAAAATTCCAGTGAATCGTTGGTAGTAGTAATTGAACGCTCCTTGAGTAGCGATCGCTGACGCAGTTGTTGACGAGCAAATTCTTGTTCCCGTCGCGAAAGTCCGGTTTCCATTTCAATTTCTTGGGAGGAAAAACTCAGCCATTCCTCAGTTTGATTTTCAAATAACTGCTGATTTATCAAATAAGCTAAAAAAATTGCTGCACTCGCGCCACCAGTAACTTTCGCTAACTTAGGATAGTAAACTACGGGAATGCCTAAATTTTGCCACAATTGTCTTAATTTCATGGTTGAGGGTTGGTGATTGGGGATTGGTGACTGGGGATTGGGGATTGGGGGACAAGGGAGAGGGGGAAGAGGGGGAAGAGGGGGAAGAGGGGGAGGATAAACTGGTAACTGATAACTGATAACTGATAACTGGTAACTGATAACTGGTAACTGATAACTGATAACTGATAACTGATAACTGGACATTTGCCAGTTACTTAAGCTAAAGTGGTAATGAGTTTGAATTAGTTAAACAAGTCGCGGCGGTTCCTTCGACTCTCCAAAGTTTTAAGCAAAAAGTATTCAAGTCGCCAAAATAGGAGGCTTGAGTGCGATCGCGGAAAATAGGAGAAAAGGAACAAATCATGAGTAATGTAAAAAATAACCAAACAGCCTCAACTATGCAAGATCGAGGGGCATTCAACAAACCAATTAGCTCATTAGAAGACGCTCTCAATCGGTGTCAAGAGCTTGGGATGCGTGTAAGTCGCCAACGTCGTTATATACTCGAACTGTTGTGGGAAGTACAAGAACACCTTTCAGCGAGGGAGATATACGATCGCTTAAATCAACGAGGTAAAGATATCGGTCACACTTCGGTATATCAAAATTTAGAGGCGCTCTCAAGTCAAGGAATTATTGAAAGTGTGGAGCGTTGTGATGGGAGGTTGTATGGTAACATTAGCGATTCCCACAGCCACGTGAATTGTTTGGATACTAACCAAATTATAGATGTTTACGTGGAACTGCCGAAAGATCTGCTCGAGGAAATCGAGGAGAGGACAGGAGTAAAAATCGTTGATTATCGGATTGATTTTTACGGAAGGAAAAAGGAAGGCTAAGGAAATAATCTTGGCGATCGCTCTTTGCTCTTTTTGATCTTGGCGATCGCTCTTTGATCTTAAGGGGGATAATCTTGGTGGGGTGGGTCGGGTGCGGCGATTGTCTCGTCTTGGCTATTTACCGGGGAGTGAGGTGCAAAGGGCGAGTAGCTCTGTTGCTGTTGAGGAGGATAATCTTGGTGAGGTGGGTTGGGTGCGGCGATTGTCTCGTCTTGGCTATTTGCCTGAGAGTGACGAGAAAAGGTTTCATCCCAGGCGTTAGGTAAGATAGGTTCTCCTTCCACGCTTTCAATTTGGGCGGCAAAGTAGGTTTCGCTGAGTTGATTTTGTTGTGGGCTTTGAGGGCGTACGCTGAGGGCTAGAGTTTGACAATGGCGATCGAATTCTGCTAAGGAGAAGAATGCTCCGCTTGCTTGGGCGAGGTTTTTTGTTTGCTGGTCTAACTGGGTTCGATCTAAGCAGGCGTTTTTCAGGTTGGCACCAGAGAGGTTGGCACCAGAGAGGTTGGCACCAGAGAGGTTGGCACCAGAGAGGTTCGCTTGAATGAGGTTAGCGTTTTTCAGATTGGCGTCAATGAGAGTTGCCCAAGATAAGTTGGCACGTTCGAGATTAGCCGCTACTAGGTTGATTCCGATTAGTTCAGCACCAGAAAGGTTGGCATCAGAGAGGTTGGCACCAGAGAGATTTGCTTGACTCAAACAAACACTGACGAGCTGTAGTTGATTTAAATGGTTGCGGGTTTGGCTGAGGAAGCAGGTGGGGGAGAGAACGGCAGTACGAGCAATAGCGTTCAGGAGGCGGTCGGGGTCGAAGTCTTGGAGGCGGTCGGGGGTTCCGCAAGGATAGAAAGGGATTTGGGCAGCTTTGGCGGTTAAACAAAGGAGTAAGAAGACATTTACTCCCACGGCGGCATCGATTTGGAGGGTGTTGAGTGGGTTGGTTTTTGTTTGGAGGTGGGTATAAGTGGAGGTAACGATACCTTCGTCGAGCCAGCGACTGCGACTATGGGCGCGATAAAAGGTGAGTAGGCGTTGAAAAAGGGTGGAGAAGGAGAAGGTGCGGGGGTTGCGCTGTTGTTGGAGTTGCAGTCGTTCGAGGATTAGTTCTGCTATTTCGGGGGAGAGGGGTCCGTATCCAAAGAGGCGATAAAGCTGTTCGGCTAGGGTTTGTTCGGAGGGGATGAGATATTTAATTTCGCCATAGCGGTTCTGAGTTTTTTGGGTGAGGGTTTGAAGTTGTTGGGCGAGGTGTTCGGCGGCGAGATATTCGCCAAGGCTGCGATGGGTGAAGCCGATTTGTAAAAGTTTGGGGGTTTGGTTCTGGTGGGGTGTGAGCTGGAAGAGGAGGGCAGGAAGGGGAGGGCGAGCGATCGCTGGCTCGGCGGAGTTGGGTTGGAGGGTTAGTTTCCATTTTCCAGTTTGGAGAATGGAGAGGGCTAATTCTTGCATTGAGGTACGCAGTTGCGATGGTTGTCTTTGGGCGAGGAGGTTAGCGATCGCTTCAGCGCTGCGATAAGCATGGGCTTGTCCTTGAAAGCCTCGTTCGGGTAGGAGGTTGCCTTTGTTTTCTCCTAGGAGCCATTGGAGAATTCGGTTGTAGATTGTGAATTTAAGCTCGGACGAAGGTTGTTCGCGGGGGAAGTCTGTTAACCAACCGTCTCGATGAAGGATTCCTAAGAGATAAAGGAATAGAGGCTGACGGATACAGTGAGATAATTGTTTGAATTTAAGCGGCTGTTTCTGAAATAGTCCTTGTTGTTTGAGGAAGGAGAAATAGGCTTGGGCGATCGATTTTGATTGTAGTTTAGTCCAGTGGGTAAACCACTGTCGCCATTGTTCTTGTTCCATTGAGGCGAGCTCAATTGCTGCTAGTTGAGTCGAGAGCGGCAAGTGAGTGTGGAGATGATATTTTCTGGTCAGGTTGAAGAGGGTACGTAGGATAAGGTCGGCGCTGCGATCGCGACAGGTCAAGATAATTTTATGGGGTAAGGGGGTTTGACTGTTCAAACAGCGAGCGCGAAAATGGACGATTTGGTCGAGAAATTCTAAGAGGTGACGAGTTGTTTGAGGGGAACGAGGTAGTTCGTCTAAGCCATCGAGAATCAGGAGACAAGGGGGTGCTTGGGGGGAAAGCCAACCGTCGCTGTCGCTAAAATGCGCTCTAGGTAGGGCAGAGTCTAAGGTTTCTTCAAAAGTGTCGCTGAGGGTGACGTCTCGGAGGGGAATGAAGAGGGGCATCCAATCAGGATAAAGCTTTTCAGCGATTTGAGCTGCCCAGATTTGACAAAAGCTAGTTTTGCCACTGCCTGGTTCCCCGAAGATGACAGCAATGGTTTGGGTGTCTTGGAGTTGAGAATTTGCCCAGTCGCTCAGGTTGACTGTGTTTTGGGTGTCTTGGGTAGATTCTGGTTTTTGGGGCAGGGGTGCTTCTAAGGGGATACCTTTGAGGGGGACGTAGATGTCCTGGAGGGAAAAGTTTTCTCCGAGGAGGGGTTGGCTGAGAGTTTTGAGTAGATTTGCCCGATATTCTTCGCGGGGTAAGTTAATTTCTATTTCGCACAGTCGGTTGTTGTTTTGGGAGTTAGAGGCAGTAGTTTGTGGAGTATTGCTGGCGATACCGAGACGGACGAATTTTTGCAGTTGGGCTAGGGGTAGGGGGTTTTGGGCGATCGCGGCGAGTAGGTAGCCGGGAAGCCCGTTAACTAAACGTTGCACGAGAAGCTTGGCTTGGGTTTCTTCGGCTCCGTTGGCGACTAACCAAGCAAGGCAGAGTTTGTTCATTTGCTGGACGAGGAGGGAAGATTCTATTAAGGAAAGGGCTTGTTCTGCTTGGGTGTCGCTGAGACGTCCGGGACGTAGGGTTGCTAATAGTCCTTGTAATTCAGCGTCGAGTAAGGGTTGTGCCAGGTCTTTGTCTGCGTCTTTTAAGATAATTGCGCGATTTAACCAAGGTCTTGTTACTTGTAGTTCTTGTTCTAAAATACCGATTAGGGCGTTGAGATATGCTACCTGAAATGTTAGCCAGGTTCCCTCAGAGCGCTTGAGAGATTTTTTCCGACTGAGGAGACGAAGCAGCCCCACAGTCAAGTTAGCAATGGGCTGGGCGAGGCGCCAGCTAGCGTGCAGGGGTAGTTCGAGGACGTCGGTTAAAGAACAAATATCGAAGGGAGTTAAACTTTTCAACTCCATATCTTGGGCAATGCGAAAAGCAACGCCAAATACCTCAGAACCGAGATGTTCTAACTGTGTAAGTTCTATGTGGCGATCTTCTAGCCACTGCCGAATGTTCAGGCTCATGCCAACTCGCTCGCAAAAAATCTCCTACTACTTAACCCTATACAATTAGCTGTATTCAACTCAGAATACAAAATACAGAGTTGCTTAACTTTGACAGTTGCTGTGTTCTTCGACCTCCTCTAGGTGTAAATTGAACCTGAAATACTCAGGTATGTTGGTAAGGTTTCTGAAACCGATCGTTTTTGATAACTCCGCCAAATACCCACGATAAGATAAACTACAACTTTACTTGAGAACTTCTTCTGTGGTCAAAAAACAATCACCTCGATCTAACCGTAAAAGTTCCCCAAGCAAAAATAAACGAAGGGGAAGTAAAGTTATCCGACTTGCTCGTTCCGATAGTGCTAGCTTAGGTTTTGAATATACCGAACCTTGGCATTGGCAATTATCCCACAAGAGTGAAATAGGTCGTCGCTTTCGACGGTTAATGCCTTTGTGGTTGAATACACTGCTGATTTTAGGGGGAAGTTTAGGCATTGGCGCTTTATGGTTAGCGAAATTGCCACCAGCACCAAACTGCCAAAACTTGTCACCGATGGCTGCTGATAGCGAGCAAATGTACTGCGCTCAGTTAGCCGCAGAGTCAGGAAATTTAGAGCAATTACTCGCAGCGATCGCTTTAGTTGAAAGTTGGCAACCGAGTCATCCCCTTTATGCCGAAGCCGAGCGACTGTTGAAACAATGGTCCGAAGGTGTACTTAACATTGCCTTAGAGCGCGTTAATCAAGGCGATCTCGAAGCTGGAACCCGCATTGCTAATCAAATTCCTAAGACTAGTCCAATCTATTTGGAAGCACAGACAGCGATCGCTTTGTGGTCGAGTGAATGGTACAAGGGGGAGGAAATAACAACTCAATTTGAATCGGCTCTGGCTGCCCAAAATTGGCAATTGGCGAGGATCTTGTCTGCTGAATTAGAGCGCTTCAAACTTAAGTATTTTAACTCGACGATCGACGAACAGTTCAGGCAACGCCTGAGAAAGGAAATCGAAGCGATCGAAAAGTTGGACTCGGCTCGAGAGATTGCTAAGGTAAATACACCCCAAGCTTTAGAGCAGGCGATCGCGATTACTGCCCAAATTGATTCTAATACCTATGTTGCGCTTCGGGGTCGCGAGGAGCAATATCGCTGGAGTAGGATTTTGTTACAAATTGCTGCCCAAAAGCTCGAAAATCAGGATTTTACTGGGGTTATTCAGCTAGCTAAAAAAGTTAGATCCGATTCGCCTTTGTTTGGCGAAGCCCAAGATTGGATTACACTGGGACAAGCTAGTCAATCAGCCAAATCTAAGCAGATGTTGGGTTTATTTGATGCGATCGCCAGCGTAAATCGGATTTCTCCTGATAGTCGGATTTACCCAGTTGCTCAAGAAAAGGCATCGCTTTGGATCTCGCTGCTTGAAGACCAACTGCAACTACAATTTGCTCGTACTACTGCGAGTATAGGGCATAAGTTGACTTTGGAACTGGCAATGGAA is drawn from Oscillatoria salina IIICB1 and contains these coding sequences:
- the ald gene encoding alanine dehydrogenase, with amino-acid sequence MEIGVPKETKDQEFRVGLSPDSVRLLCDKNHTVFVEKNAGTGAGFTDEDYEKAGAKIVSDAATAWNRELVVKVKEPLPEEYQYLQKEQLLFTYLHLAASHSLTKALLDSGVSAIAYETVELPDGRLPLLTPMSIIAGRLSVQFGARYLERQQGGRGVLLGGIPGVRSGKVVILGGGVVGTEAARIAVGMGATVQIIDINVERLAYLETIFGSRVELLYSSPLLIEQLVPEADLLVGAVLVVGRRAPILVPRSLVKQMRPGAVIIDVAVDQGGCVETLRTTSHTNPTYVEEEVIHFGVPNMPGAVPWTATQALNNSTLPYVLKLANLGLKALERDAALAGGLNVKNHLLIHPAVQEVFPDLVE
- a CDS encoding CRR6 family NdhI maturation factor encodes the protein MTITITVNTDNINNLDLSPVENEVEKISQAGEIAKYEQQINFKIEYEMDETDPREISEVPEVRLWFVRLDARYPWLPFLLDWKSGELYRYAAMLVPHQFHRTEGIQYNPEALEIFVMKKIFVFSDWLQGQNISSKSKLQSMAQTLGYELEDSFFEMIK
- a CDS encoding Fur family transcriptional regulator, coding for MSNVKNNQTASTMQDRGAFNKPISSLEDALNRCQELGMRVSRQRRYILELLWEVQEHLSAREIYDRLNQRGKDIGHTSVYQNLEALSSQGIIESVERCDGRLYGNISDSHSHVNCLDTNQIIDVYVELPKDLLEEIEERTGVKIVDYRIDFYGRKKEG
- a CDS encoding pentapeptide repeat-containing protein, which codes for MSLNIRQWLEDRHIELTQLEHLGSEVFGVAFRIAQDMELKSLTPFDICSLTDVLELPLHASWRLAQPIANLTVGLLRLLSRKKSLKRSEGTWLTFQVAYLNALIGILEQELQVTRPWLNRAIILKDADKDLAQPLLDAELQGLLATLRPGRLSDTQAEQALSLIESSLLVQQMNKLCLAWLVANGAEETQAKLLVQRLVNGLPGYLLAAIAQNPLPLAQLQKFVRLGIASNTPQTTASNSQNNNRLCEIEINLPREEYRANLLKTLSQPLLGENFSLQDIYVPLKGIPLEAPLPQKPESTQDTQNTVNLSDWANSQLQDTQTIAVIFGEPGSGKTSFCQIWAAQIAEKLYPDWMPLFIPLRDVTLSDTFEETLDSALPRAHFSDSDGWLSPQAPPCLLILDGLDELPRSPQTTRHLLEFLDQIVHFRARCLNSQTPLPHKIILTCRDRSADLILRTLFNLTRKYHLHTHLPLSTQLAAIELASMEQEQWRQWFTHWTKLQSKSIAQAYFSFLKQQGLFQKQPLKFKQLSHCIRQPLFLYLLGILHRDGWLTDFPREQPSSELKFTIYNRILQWLLGENKGNLLPERGFQGQAHAYRSAEAIANLLAQRQPSQLRTSMQELALSILQTGKWKLTLQPNSAEPAIARPPLPALLFQLTPHQNQTPKLLQIGFTHRSLGEYLAAEHLAQQLQTLTQKTQNRYGEIKYLIPSEQTLAEQLYRLFGYGPLSPEIAELILERLQLQQQRNPRTFSFSTLFQRLLTFYRAHSRSRWLDEGIVTSTYTHLQTKTNPLNTLQIDAAVGVNVFLLLCLTAKAAQIPFYPCGTPDRLQDFDPDRLLNAIARTAVLSPTCFLSQTRNHLNQLQLVSVCLSQANLSGANLSDANLSGAELIGINLVAANLERANLSWATLIDANLKNANLIQANLSGANLSGANLSGANLSGANLKNACLDRTQLDQQTKNLAQASGAFFSLAEFDRHCQTLALSVRPQSPQQNQLSETYFAAQIESVEGEPILPNAWDETFSRHSQANSQDETIAAPNPPHQDYPPQQQQSYSPFAPHSPVNSQDETIAAPDPPHQDYPP